Proteins encoded together in one Streptomyces sp. B1I3 window:
- a CDS encoding fumarate reductase/succinate dehydrogenase flavoprotein subunit, whose product MSDYTNYRTGEPLVDSKAPDGPVAERWDTRRFQAKLVNPANRRKHTVIVVGTGLAGGSAGATLAEQGYHVVQFCFQDSPRRAHSVAAQGGINAAKNYRNDGDSVHRLFYDTVKGGDFRARESNVHRLAEISVEIIDQCVAQGVPFAREYGGLLDNRSFGGVQVSRTFYARGQTGQQLLLGAYQALSRQIAAGNVDLHARTEMLDLIVVDGRARGIVARDLVTGKIDTYFADAVVLASGGYGNVFHLSTNAMNSNATAIWRAHRRGAYFANPCFTQIHPTCIPRTGDHQSKLTLMSESLRNDGRIWVPKAKGDQRPANEIPEQERDYYLERIYPAFGNLVPRDIASRAAKNVCDEGRGVGPGGQGVYLDFAEAIQRMGRAAVEEKYGNLFDMYAQITAENPYETPMRIYPAVHYTMGGLWVDYDLQTTVPGLFAIGEANFSDHGANRLGASALMQGLADGYFVLPSTINDYLARHPHSETIDAGHPAVAEAVAETEDRINLLLAVDGDRTPDSFHREIGELMWEFCGMARTEEGLRKALDRIPQIREEFWRRIKVPGTGEQLNQSLEKANRIVDYLELAELMCLDALHRAESCGGHFREESQTPDGEAARRDEEFSYAAAWEFSATGDAPVLHKEDLVFEYVHPTQRSYA is encoded by the coding sequence ATGAGTGACTACACGAACTACCGGACCGGCGAGCCCCTCGTCGACTCCAAGGCGCCCGACGGCCCCGTCGCGGAACGCTGGGACACCCGCCGCTTCCAGGCGAAGCTCGTCAACCCCGCCAACCGCCGCAAGCACACCGTCATCGTCGTCGGCACCGGACTGGCCGGCGGTTCGGCCGGCGCGACCCTGGCCGAACAGGGCTATCACGTCGTCCAGTTCTGTTTCCAGGACTCGCCCCGCCGGGCCCACTCCGTCGCCGCGCAGGGCGGCATCAACGCGGCCAAGAACTACCGCAACGACGGCGACTCCGTGCACCGGCTCTTCTACGACACCGTCAAGGGCGGCGACTTCCGCGCACGGGAGTCCAACGTCCACCGCCTGGCCGAGATCTCCGTGGAGATCATCGACCAGTGCGTCGCCCAGGGTGTCCCCTTCGCCCGCGAGTACGGCGGCCTCCTGGACAACCGCTCCTTCGGCGGCGTCCAGGTCTCCCGCACCTTCTACGCCCGCGGCCAGACCGGGCAGCAGCTTCTCCTCGGCGCCTACCAGGCGCTCTCGCGTCAGATCGCCGCGGGCAACGTCGACCTGCACGCCCGCACCGAGATGCTCGACCTGATCGTCGTCGACGGGAGGGCCCGCGGCATCGTGGCCCGTGACCTGGTCACCGGGAAGATCGACACCTACTTCGCGGACGCGGTCGTCCTGGCCAGCGGCGGGTACGGCAACGTCTTCCACCTGTCGACCAACGCCATGAACTCCAACGCCACCGCGATCTGGCGCGCCCACCGCCGGGGCGCGTACTTCGCGAACCCCTGCTTCACCCAGATCCACCCCACCTGCATCCCGCGCACCGGCGACCACCAGTCCAAGCTGACGCTGATGAGTGAATCCCTGCGCAACGACGGCCGCATCTGGGTCCCCAAGGCCAAGGGCGACCAGCGGCCCGCCAACGAGATCCCCGAGCAGGAGCGCGACTACTACCTGGAGCGCATCTACCCCGCCTTCGGGAACCTCGTGCCCCGCGACATCGCCTCCCGCGCCGCGAAGAACGTCTGCGACGAGGGCCGCGGCGTCGGACCGGGCGGCCAGGGCGTCTACCTCGACTTCGCGGAGGCCATCCAGCGGATGGGCAGGGCCGCCGTCGAGGAGAAGTACGGCAACCTCTTCGACATGTACGCGCAGATCACCGCGGAGAACCCGTACGAGACGCCGATGCGCATCTATCCTGCCGTGCACTACACGATGGGCGGGCTCTGGGTCGACTACGACCTCCAGACCACGGTCCCCGGTCTCTTCGCGATCGGTGAGGCCAACTTCTCCGACCACGGAGCCAACCGGCTCGGTGCCTCCGCGCTGATGCAGGGCCTCGCCGACGGTTACTTCGTCCTGCCGTCCACCATCAACGACTACCTCGCCCGCCACCCGCACAGCGAGACAATCGACGCCGGCCACCCGGCGGTCGCCGAGGCCGTCGCCGAGACCGAGGACCGCATCAACCTTCTCCTCGCCGTCGACGGGGACCGCACCCCGGACTCCTTCCACCGCGAGATCGGTGAACTCATGTGGGAGTTCTGCGGGATGGCCCGCACCGAGGAAGGACTGCGCAAGGCCCTGGACCGCATCCCGCAGATCCGCGAGGAGTTCTGGCGCCGCATCAAGGTGCCGGGCACCGGCGAACAGCTCAACCAGTCGCTGGAGAAGGCCAACCGCATCGTCGACTACCTGGAGCTCGCCGAGCTGATGTGCCTCGACGCCCTGCACCGCGCCGAATCCTGCGGCGGCCACTTCCGCGAGGAGTCGCAGACCCCGGACGGCGAAGCCGCCCGCAGGGACGAGGAGTTCTCCTACGCCGCCGCCTGGGAGTTCAGCGCCACCGGCGACGCCCCCGTCCTGCACAAGGAAGACCTCGTCTTCGAGTACGTCCACCCCACCCAGCGGAGCTACGCATGA
- a CDS encoding succinate dehydrogenase, which translates to MALATRTDRRPSMTRTLWDSSVGKKTIMAVSGLIMLGYLVVHMLGNLKIFFGSDEFNHYAHWLRTVGDPFLHYEWALWIIRVVLVAAVVLHAVSAYQLSRRDLRARPTAYVHKKARASYATRTMRYGGIILALFIAWHILDLTTGTVHPGGFQSGHPYQNVLDTFSTWYGNVVYIVAVLALGLHVRHGLWSAAQTLGVGNAARNRVLKTLATVLAVALTAGFVSVPVAVMTGVVS; encoded by the coding sequence ATGGCATTGGCAACGCGGACGGACCGACGGCCGTCCATGACGCGTACGCTCTGGGACTCGTCCGTCGGCAAGAAGACGATCATGGCTGTGAGCGGCCTGATCATGCTCGGCTACCTGGTTGTCCACATGCTGGGCAACCTGAAGATCTTCTTCGGATCCGACGAGTTCAACCACTACGCGCACTGGCTCCGGACCGTCGGAGACCCTTTCCTGCACTACGAGTGGGCGCTGTGGATCATCCGCGTGGTGCTCGTCGCGGCCGTCGTCCTGCACGCCGTCTCCGCGTACCAGCTGAGCCGCCGTGACCTCAGGGCGCGCCCGACGGCGTACGTGCACAAGAAGGCGCGTGCGAGCTACGCCACCCGCACCATGCGCTACGGCGGCATCATCCTCGCGCTGTTCATCGCCTGGCACATCCTGGACCTGACGACCGGCACCGTGCACCCGGGCGGCTTCCAGTCCGGGCACCCCTACCAGAACGTGCTCGACACCTTCTCCACCTGGTACGGCAACGTCGTATACATCGTCGCCGTGCTGGCCCTCGGCCTGCACGTCCGGCACGGACTCTGGAGCGCCGCGCAGACCCTCGGCGTGGGCAACGCCGCCCGCAATCGTGTCCTGAAGACCCTCGCCACTGTCCTCGCAGTGGCGCTGACGGCCGGATTCGTCTCCGTGCCCGTCGCCGTCATGACCGGAGTGGTGAGCTGA
- a CDS encoding LysR family transcriptional regulator, with protein MHFQQLTYFVAVAEARHFTRAAEVVHVSQPSLSQQIKALENELGAELFSRARGNITLTDAGEALLPLARRILADADTARHEVQELVQLRRGRIRLGATPSVCTGLLPDVLRAFHGAHPGIQLLIEEGGSHDLVRELARGALDLALLVLPLPAASPALTTVELLHEDLVVVSSSARPAPGRRGAVHVADLENEPLVMFRHGYDLRELTVAACRAEGFEPSFTVEGGEMDAVLGFVRAGLGIAVVPRMVAVRAGQDLRTTPLASPGLRRTIALAHRSDVEPPRAARELQRMLLGTGPHAVPAAAGGPGPSGG; from the coding sequence ATGCACTTCCAGCAGCTCACCTACTTCGTGGCCGTGGCCGAGGCCAGGCACTTCACGCGGGCCGCCGAAGTGGTGCACGTGTCCCAGCCCTCCCTCTCCCAGCAGATCAAGGCACTGGAGAACGAGCTGGGCGCCGAACTGTTCAGCCGCGCGCGGGGCAACATCACACTCACGGACGCCGGCGAGGCCCTCCTGCCGCTGGCCCGCCGGATCCTTGCCGACGCCGACACCGCACGGCACGAGGTGCAGGAGCTGGTCCAGCTGCGCCGGGGACGGATCAGGCTCGGCGCCACCCCGAGCGTCTGCACCGGTCTGCTGCCCGATGTGCTGCGCGCCTTCCACGGCGCACACCCGGGGATCCAGCTCCTGATCGAGGAGGGCGGATCCCATGACCTCGTGCGCGAGCTGGCGCGGGGCGCCCTGGACCTCGCGCTGCTCGTACTGCCGCTGCCCGCGGCCTCACCCGCGCTGACCACGGTCGAGCTGCTGCACGAGGACCTCGTGGTGGTGTCGTCCTCGGCCCGCCCTGCGCCCGGGCGCAGGGGCGCCGTGCACGTCGCCGATCTGGAGAACGAGCCGCTCGTGATGTTCCGGCACGGCTACGACCTGCGGGAGCTGACCGTCGCCGCATGCCGCGCGGAGGGCTTCGAGCCGTCGTTCACGGTGGAGGGCGGGGAGATGGACGCCGTACTGGGCTTCGTACGGGCGGGGCTCGGGATCGCGGTGGTACCCCGCATGGTCGCCGTCAGGGCCGGGCAGGATCTGCGGACGACTCCGCTGGCCTCGCCGGGCCTGCGGCGCACGATCGCTCTCGCGCACCGCAGTGACGTCGAACCGCCGCGCGCGGCACGCGAGCTGCAGCGCATGCTGCTCGGCACGGGGCCGCACGCCGTCCCCGCGGCCGCCGGCGGGCCCGGCCCGTCCGGCGGCTGA
- a CDS encoding bifunctional diguanylate cyclase/phosphodiesterase gives MSIPAQASGTPDAEPDGPEGRLRRFATIWSRAIFPSTATSMTRAEFEQHLLPLARELDTILHARPFDATPAQRVGGALVAAHCTDPDALSSTLGVIDSYLVLYCGGNGPVVLSTEDSRARCARIQHALAGGFTQALRERTLTEQEAIARSALTARSHAEQALHATEARFRAVFKDAAIGIGIADLDGNILEINDTLTRMFGGLEHHVRSHKVNEWVHPEDSPHVWKYYDELVRGEREHYSVEKPYYRNDGTVLWTNLTVSLLRDSEGRPEYQLALMEDTTERRLLNLRLRYEATHDALTGLPNRTLFFERLEKALALREGMRFGLCYLDLDGFKAINDSLGHAAGDRLLVEVADRLQSCATAPGEMVARLGGDEFVALTTGPRTEEEVDELAGRILSALATPMRLDGRELTVRGSIGVVEGPSGERTAAEVLRSADITMYRAKAAGGNRFAIADAEADARAITRHGLTTALPTALDRGEFFIEYQPLVHLGDGSVHGAEALVRWCHPQHGVLGPDRFIPLAEHTGLIVPLGRWVLEESVRQANFWQERHTDGGPLRINVNLSPTQLHHPRLVAETVDVLERSGLEPGALCLEVTESALIGADDDLLKPLRQLAEMGVAIALDDFGTGYSNLANLRRLPVSVLKLDRSFTQGMQHHPADPVDLKIVEGIVSLAHSLDLAVTVEGVETGAQAEQLRQLGCDTAQGWYYARPGAPDRIHSLLLADAV, from the coding sequence GTGAGCATTCCCGCCCAGGCGTCCGGTACACCGGACGCGGAACCGGACGGTCCCGAGGGCCGGCTCCGAAGATTCGCCACCATCTGGAGCCGGGCCATCTTCCCCTCCACGGCAACCTCGATGACCCGCGCGGAGTTCGAGCAGCATCTGCTGCCGCTGGCCCGGGAGCTGGACACGATCCTGCACGCGCGGCCCTTCGACGCGACACCCGCCCAGCGGGTGGGAGGCGCACTGGTCGCCGCCCACTGCACGGATCCCGACGCCCTGAGTTCCACGCTCGGCGTCATCGACTCGTACCTGGTGCTCTACTGCGGCGGCAACGGGCCGGTGGTGCTGTCCACCGAGGACAGCCGTGCCCGGTGCGCGCGCATCCAGCACGCGTTGGCCGGCGGGTTCACGCAGGCGCTCCGCGAACGCACCCTCACCGAACAGGAGGCCATCGCACGCTCGGCACTCACCGCTCGTTCGCACGCCGAACAGGCGCTGCACGCGACCGAGGCACGCTTCCGCGCCGTGTTCAAGGACGCCGCCATCGGGATCGGCATCGCCGACCTGGACGGCAACATCCTGGAGATCAACGACACCCTCACCCGGATGTTCGGCGGGCTGGAGCACCACGTCCGCAGCCACAAGGTGAACGAGTGGGTCCACCCGGAGGACTCGCCGCACGTGTGGAAGTACTACGACGAACTCGTACGCGGCGAGCGCGAGCACTACAGCGTCGAGAAGCCGTACTACCGCAACGACGGCACCGTGCTGTGGACCAACCTCACGGTGTCGCTGCTGCGGGACTCGGAGGGGCGGCCCGAGTACCAGCTCGCCCTCATGGAGGACACCACCGAACGGCGGCTGCTCAACCTGCGGCTGCGGTACGAGGCCACCCATGACGCGCTCACCGGCCTGCCCAACCGGACCCTGTTCTTCGAACGCCTGGAGAAGGCCCTCGCGCTCAGGGAGGGCATGCGCTTCGGGCTCTGCTACCTCGACCTCGACGGCTTCAAGGCGATCAACGACAGCCTCGGCCACGCGGCCGGCGACCGGCTGCTGGTCGAGGTCGCCGACCGGCTGCAGAGCTGTGCGACCGCTCCCGGTGAGATGGTCGCCCGGCTCGGCGGGGACGAGTTCGTGGCCCTGACGACCGGCCCCCGTACCGAGGAAGAGGTCGACGAGCTGGCCGGACGCATCCTCTCGGCGCTCGCCACGCCCATGCGCCTGGACGGGCGGGAGCTGACCGTACGCGGATCCATCGGCGTCGTCGAAGGACCGTCCGGCGAACGTACCGCCGCCGAGGTGCTGCGCAGCGCGGACATCACCATGTACCGGGCCAAGGCGGCGGGTGGCAACCGCTTCGCGATCGCCGACGCCGAGGCCGATGCCCGCGCCATCACCCGGCACGGGCTGACGACAGCCCTGCCCACGGCGCTGGACCGCGGGGAGTTCTTCATCGAGTACCAGCCGCTGGTGCACCTGGGCGACGGCAGTGTGCACGGCGCGGAGGCGCTGGTGCGCTGGTGCCACCCGCAGCACGGCGTCCTGGGGCCGGACCGCTTCATCCCCCTCGCCGAGCACACGGGGCTCATCGTGCCGCTCGGGCGCTGGGTGCTGGAGGAGTCCGTCCGCCAGGCCAACTTCTGGCAGGAGCGGCACACCGACGGAGGTCCGCTGCGGATCAACGTCAACCTCTCGCCCACCCAGCTCCACCACCCCAGGCTGGTCGCCGAGACCGTCGACGTGCTGGAACGCTCGGGACTGGAACCGGGTGCGCTCTGCCTGGAGGTCACCGAGTCCGCGCTGATCGGCGCCGACGACGACCTGCTCAAGCCGCTGCGCCAACTGGCCGAGATGGGCGTCGCCATCGCCCTCGACGACTTCGGGACGGGCTACTCGAACCTGGCGAACCTGCGGCGTCTGCCGGTCAGCGTGCTCAAGCTGGATCGTTCCTTCACGCAGGGGATGCAGCACCATCCGGCGGACCCGGTCGACCTGAAGATCGTCGAGGGCATCGTCTCGCTCGCCCACAGCCTGGACCTCGCGGTCACGGTGGAGGGCGTGGAGACCGGCGCCCAGGCCGAGCAGCTGAGGCAGCTCGGCTGCGACACGGCGCAGGGCTGGTACTACGCCAGGCCGGGCGCACCGGACCGGATCCACTCGCTGCTGCTGGCGGACGCGGTCTGA
- a CDS encoding SAM-dependent methyltransferase, with amino-acid sequence MERPAWAPQGIDISVPSVSRMYDFYLGGSHNFEVDREAARKAMEFLPGLPKIMQANRAFMRRAVHYATHSGISQFLDIGSGIPTFGNVHEVAQAADPEARVVYVDHDPVAVAHSQAVLEGNERSMVAAADLRKPRDILDNPEIRGLLDLDKPVALLLVAVLHFIEDADDPYAAVAELREELAPGSLLILTHASYEGIPLSQEEAGGAVGVYRNIRNPLIMRSPAEISRFFEGYEMVEPGLVSMPDWRPESPEGRAQEDPFAFSGFAGVGRKA; translated from the coding sequence ATGGAGCGTCCCGCCTGGGCACCGCAGGGCATTGACATCTCGGTGCCGAGTGTGTCTCGCATGTACGACTTCTATCTGGGCGGTTCGCACAATTTCGAGGTGGACCGGGAAGCGGCCCGCAAGGCCATGGAGTTCCTGCCGGGGCTTCCCAAGATCATGCAGGCGAATCGGGCCTTCATGCGCAGGGCGGTCCACTACGCAACCCATTCGGGCATCAGCCAGTTCCTGGACATCGGCTCCGGCATACCGACATTCGGCAATGTCCATGAAGTCGCCCAGGCGGCCGACCCGGAGGCCAGGGTCGTCTACGTCGACCACGACCCGGTCGCCGTCGCGCACAGCCAGGCGGTCCTCGAGGGCAACGAGCGGAGCATGGTCGCCGCGGCGGACCTGCGCAAACCCCGTGACATCCTGGACAATCCGGAGATCCGCGGACTCCTCGACCTGGACAAGCCCGTGGCCCTGCTGCTCGTGGCGGTGCTCCACTTCATCGAGGACGCCGACGACCCGTACGCGGCGGTCGCCGAACTGCGGGAGGAGCTGGCTCCCGGCAGCCTGCTCATCCTGACCCATGCCTCGTACGAGGGCATTCCGCTCTCGCAGGAGGAGGCGGGCGGGGCGGTCGGCGTCTACCGCAACATCCGCAACCCGCTGATCATGCGGTCGCCCGCGGAGATCAGCCGTTTCTTCGAGGGTTACGAGATGGTCGAGCCCGGACTCGTCTCCATGCCCGACTGGCGCCCAGAGTCCCCCGAGGGCCGGGCGCAGGAAGATCCGTTCGCCTTCTCGGGCTTCGCCGGGGTTGGGCGCAAGGCGTGA
- a CDS encoding SCO0930 family lipoprotein, whose amino-acid sequence MNTWRNASLAVTTMALLALTTACGQENGASSTDSRPVGNAAPAQQPADSGYGSDGGYGSAADTDAAASREAGQLAVWDSKELGKVLTDSEGFTLYRFDKDTAQPPKSTCEGDCAKTWPVVPAGNATAAAGTDAALIGEVTRADGSKQLTVAGWPMYRYAKDTGPGESNGQGVGGTWFAAAPDGKKAAVNADGPVGSAPADLAGLSVRKDPELGNIVVDKRGMTVYRFKKDSAWPMKSACTGDCLKKWPVVSPVAKNDVEGVTTKGFVTFDRPDGIQQQSVDCWPIYTFSGDAAPGDTNGQGVGGTWYAVSPDAKLVGATK is encoded by the coding sequence ATGAATACCTGGCGGAACGCCTCGCTCGCGGTGACGACGATGGCCCTGTTGGCGCTGACGACGGCGTGCGGTCAGGAGAATGGCGCGTCGTCCACCGACAGCCGGCCCGTGGGCAACGCGGCCCCCGCACAGCAGCCGGCCGACAGCGGCTACGGCTCGGACGGGGGCTACGGCTCCGCGGCGGACACCGACGCGGCGGCGTCGAGGGAGGCCGGACAGCTCGCGGTGTGGGACAGCAAGGAACTGGGCAAGGTGCTGACCGACAGCGAGGGTTTCACGCTCTACCGTTTCGACAAGGACACCGCGCAGCCTCCGAAGTCCACGTGCGAGGGTGACTGCGCGAAGACCTGGCCGGTGGTGCCCGCCGGGAACGCCACGGCAGCCGCGGGCACCGACGCCGCACTGATCGGCGAGGTCACCAGGGCCGACGGGTCGAAACAACTCACCGTCGCGGGCTGGCCGATGTACCGGTATGCCAAGGACACCGGCCCTGGGGAATCCAACGGGCAGGGTGTCGGCGGGACGTGGTTCGCCGCGGCGCCGGACGGAAAGAAGGCGGCGGTGAACGCGGACGGGCCGGTCGGCTCCGCGCCGGCGGATCTCGCCGGACTTTCGGTCCGCAAGGACCCCGAACTCGGAAACATCGTCGTCGACAAAAGGGGTATGACGGTTTACCGCTTCAAGAAGGATTCGGCCTGGCCGATGAAGTCGGCGTGCACGGGCGACTGCCTCAAGAAGTGGCCGGTCGTCAGCCCTGTGGCGAAGAACGACGTCGAGGGTGTCACCACGAAGGGATTTGTCACCTTCGACCGACCCGACGGCATCCAGCAGCAGTCGGTCGACTGCTGGCCGATCTACACCTTCTCCGGCGACGCGGCGCCGGGAGACACCAACGGCCAAGGTGTCGGCGGGACATGGTACGCCGTGTCTCCCGACGCCAAGCTGGTCGGTGCCACCAAGTAG